The Leucobacter sp. UCMA 4100 genome window below encodes:
- a CDS encoding DNA/RNA non-specific endonuclease, with translation MVDAKHISAVKQLKLLLSIAALCAVGIAAYWSPELLGDDHASEINHGSIRAKTAHLSEDYVTEIGPAERSYDPLTPGVVEYCPLDRLTRPGCAFADLTLSQRRFAQEEGRLPIQVDPPGWQGNREVAILALESVEGSRDYRGWFWNRSHLIADSLGGSAGPENLISGTRMQNVGSTQTGGMSYTETIARSWLDSQTDDSCPLYYAATPQYIGDELVPRSVKVDMRSCDGTIDIGLTVLNIANGYAIDYSTGEFTVDQ, from the coding sequence ATGGTTGATGCCAAACACATTTCAGCGGTTAAACAGCTCAAGCTACTCCTGTCGATAGCAGCCCTTTGCGCTGTCGGAATTGCTGCTTATTGGAGTCCAGAGCTTCTCGGGGACGACCACGCTAGTGAAATAAACCATGGGTCTATTCGAGCGAAAACTGCTCACCTGAGTGAGGACTATGTGACAGAGATTGGACCGGCTGAACGTAGCTATGACCCCCTTACTCCAGGCGTGGTCGAGTATTGCCCTCTTGACCGGCTTACCAGGCCGGGGTGCGCGTTTGCCGACCTGACTTTGTCTCAGAGGCGTTTCGCGCAGGAAGAAGGGCGCCTGCCTATTCAAGTCGACCCTCCTGGCTGGCAGGGCAACAGAGAAGTGGCGATCCTCGCCCTAGAAAGCGTAGAAGGCTCTCGTGATTATCGAGGCTGGTTTTGGAACCGGTCTCATCTGATCGCAGATTCACTTGGAGGGTCGGCCGGCCCAGAAAACCTAATTTCTGGCACAAGAATGCAGAACGTTGGTTCCACGCAGACGGGTGGCATGTCATACACCGAGACTATTGCAAGGTCCTGGCTTGACAGCCAAACTGACGATTCGTGCCCCTTGTACTACGCCGCGACCCCTCAATACATAGGCGATGAGCTCGTGCCGCGCTCGGTGAAGGTCGACATGCGTTCATGCGACGGAACTATTGACATTGGCTTAACCGTTCTGAACATAGCGAATGGTTATGCCATTGACTACTCGACGGGAGAATTCACGGTCGACCAGTAG